One segment of Kogia breviceps isolate mKogBre1 chromosome 14, mKogBre1 haplotype 1, whole genome shotgun sequence DNA contains the following:
- the TTYH3 gene encoding protein tweety homolog 3 isoform X2, whose translation MLGLWGKHWTSLSLHCLIPESGPALLLLGAAALACLALDLLFLLVYSFWLCCRRRKSEEHLDADCCCTAWCVIIATLVCSAGIAVGFYGNGETSDGIHRATYSLRHANRTVAGVQDRVWDTAAALNRSAEPSLQSLERQLAARPEPLRAVQRLQGLLETLLGYTAAIPFWRNPAVSLEALAEQVDLYDWYRWLGYLALLLLDVAICLLVLVGLIRSSKGILVGVCLLGVLALIISWGALGLELAVSVGSSDFCVDPDTYVTRMVEEQSVLSGDILQYYLACSPRAANPFQQKLSGSHKALVEMQDVVAELLKTVPREHPAAKDPLLRVQEVLNGTEVNLQHLTALVDCRSLHLDYVQALTGFCYDGVEGLIYLALFSFVTALMFSSIVCSVPHTWQQKRGPDEDGEEEAAPGPRPAHDSLYRVHMPSLYSCGSSYGSETSLPAAAHTVSNAPVTEYMSQNANFQNPRCENTPLIGRESPPPSYTSSMRAKYLATSQPRPNSSSSGH comes from the exons gcgctgctgctgctgggggcGGCCGCGCTGGCCTGCCTCGCCCTGGACCTCCTCTTCCTGCTCGTCTACTCGTTCTGGCTGTGCTGCCGGCGGCGCAAGAGCGAGGAGCACCTGGACGCCGACTGCTGCTGCACCGCCTGGTGCGTCATCATCGCCACTCTGGTCTGCAG CGCCGGTATCGCCGTGGGGTTCTACGGCAACGGGGAGACCAGTGACGGCATCCATCGGGCCACCTACTCGCTCCGCCACGCCAACCGCACGGTGGCGGGGGTCCAGGACCGC GTGTGGGACACCGCAGCTGCCCTGAACCGCTCGGCGGAGCCCAGCCTGCAGAGCCTGGAGCGGCAGCTGGCCGCCCGGCCGGAGCCCCTGCGGGCAGTCCAGCGGCTGCAGGGCCTGCTCGAAACGCTGCTGGGCTACACGGCTGCCATCCCATTTTGGAGGAACCCAGCCGTGTCTCTGGAGGCGCTGGCCGAGCAGGTGGACCTCTATGACTGGTACAG GTGGCTGGGCTACTTGGCCCTACTGCTGCTCGACGTGGCCATCTGCCTCCTGGTACTGGTCGGCCTCATCCGCAGCTCCAAGGGGATCCTGGTCGG GGTCTGCCTGCTGGGAGTCCTGGCCCTGATCATCAGCTGGGGCGCACTGGGCTTGGAGCTGGCCGTGTCTGTG GGCTCCAGCGACTTTTGCGTGGACCCTGACACCTACGTGACCAGGATGGTGGAGGAGCAGTCGGTGCTGAGCGGGG ACATCCTTCAGTACTACCTGGCCTGCTCGCCCCGTGCCGCCAACCCCTTCCAGCAG AAGCTGTCGGGCAGCCACAAGGCTCTGGTGGAGATGCAGGACGTGGTGGCCGAGCTCCTGAAGACCGTCCCGCGGGAGCACCCGGCCGCCAAG GACCCGCTGCTCCGTGTCCAGGAGGTGCTGAACGGCACGGAGGTGAACCTGCAGCACCTCACCGCCTTGGTGGACTGCCGCAGCCTGCACCTG GACTATGTGCAGGCCCTCACAGGCTTCTGCTATGATGGCGTCGAGGGCCTCATCTACCTGGCCCTCTTCTCCTTTGTCACAGCCCTCATGTTCAGCTCCATCGTCTGCAGTGTCCCACACACCTGGCAGCAGAAGAG GGGCCCTGAcgaggatggggaggaggaggccgcCCCGGGGCCGAGGCCGGCGCACGACAGCCTCTACCGCGTGCACATGCCCAGCTTGTACAGCTGCGGCAGCAGCTACGGCAGCGAGACCAGCCTCCCGGCCGCAGCACACACTGTCAGCAACGCCCCGGTCACCGAGTACAT gAGCCAGAACGCCAACTTCCAGAATCCCCGCTGTGAGAACACCCCTCTCATCGGGCGCGAGTCCCCGCCGCCTTCA TACACTTCCAGCATGAGAGCCAAGTACCTCGCCACGAGCCAGCCTCGCCCCAACTCCAGCAGCAGCGGGCACTAG
- the TTYH3 gene encoding protein tweety homolog 3 isoform X1 gives MAGVSYAAPWWVSLLHRLPHFDLHWETTSSQFRPEDTDYQQALLLLGAAALACLALDLLFLLVYSFWLCCRRRKSEEHLDADCCCTAWCVIIATLVCSAGIAVGFYGNGETSDGIHRATYSLRHANRTVAGVQDRVWDTAAALNRSAEPSLQSLERQLAARPEPLRAVQRLQGLLETLLGYTAAIPFWRNPAVSLEALAEQVDLYDWYRWLGYLALLLLDVAICLLVLVGLIRSSKGILVGVCLLGVLALIISWGALGLELAVSVGSSDFCVDPDTYVTRMVEEQSVLSGDILQYYLACSPRAANPFQQKLSGSHKALVEMQDVVAELLKTVPREHPAAKDPLLRVQEVLNGTEVNLQHLTALVDCRSLHLDYVQALTGFCYDGVEGLIYLALFSFVTALMFSSIVCSVPHTWQQKRGPDEDGEEEAAPGPRPAHDSLYRVHMPSLYSCGSSYGSETSLPAAAHTVSNAPVTEYMSQNANFQNPRCENTPLIGRESPPPSYTSSMRAKYLATSQPRPNSSSSGH, from the exons gcgctgctgctgctgggggcGGCCGCGCTGGCCTGCCTCGCCCTGGACCTCCTCTTCCTGCTCGTCTACTCGTTCTGGCTGTGCTGCCGGCGGCGCAAGAGCGAGGAGCACCTGGACGCCGACTGCTGCTGCACCGCCTGGTGCGTCATCATCGCCACTCTGGTCTGCAG CGCCGGTATCGCCGTGGGGTTCTACGGCAACGGGGAGACCAGTGACGGCATCCATCGGGCCACCTACTCGCTCCGCCACGCCAACCGCACGGTGGCGGGGGTCCAGGACCGC GTGTGGGACACCGCAGCTGCCCTGAACCGCTCGGCGGAGCCCAGCCTGCAGAGCCTGGAGCGGCAGCTGGCCGCCCGGCCGGAGCCCCTGCGGGCAGTCCAGCGGCTGCAGGGCCTGCTCGAAACGCTGCTGGGCTACACGGCTGCCATCCCATTTTGGAGGAACCCAGCCGTGTCTCTGGAGGCGCTGGCCGAGCAGGTGGACCTCTATGACTGGTACAG GTGGCTGGGCTACTTGGCCCTACTGCTGCTCGACGTGGCCATCTGCCTCCTGGTACTGGTCGGCCTCATCCGCAGCTCCAAGGGGATCCTGGTCGG GGTCTGCCTGCTGGGAGTCCTGGCCCTGATCATCAGCTGGGGCGCACTGGGCTTGGAGCTGGCCGTGTCTGTG GGCTCCAGCGACTTTTGCGTGGACCCTGACACCTACGTGACCAGGATGGTGGAGGAGCAGTCGGTGCTGAGCGGGG ACATCCTTCAGTACTACCTGGCCTGCTCGCCCCGTGCCGCCAACCCCTTCCAGCAG AAGCTGTCGGGCAGCCACAAGGCTCTGGTGGAGATGCAGGACGTGGTGGCCGAGCTCCTGAAGACCGTCCCGCGGGAGCACCCGGCCGCCAAG GACCCGCTGCTCCGTGTCCAGGAGGTGCTGAACGGCACGGAGGTGAACCTGCAGCACCTCACCGCCTTGGTGGACTGCCGCAGCCTGCACCTG GACTATGTGCAGGCCCTCACAGGCTTCTGCTATGATGGCGTCGAGGGCCTCATCTACCTGGCCCTCTTCTCCTTTGTCACAGCCCTCATGTTCAGCTCCATCGTCTGCAGTGTCCCACACACCTGGCAGCAGAAGAG GGGCCCTGAcgaggatggggaggaggaggccgcCCCGGGGCCGAGGCCGGCGCACGACAGCCTCTACCGCGTGCACATGCCCAGCTTGTACAGCTGCGGCAGCAGCTACGGCAGCGAGACCAGCCTCCCGGCCGCAGCACACACTGTCAGCAACGCCCCGGTCACCGAGTACAT gAGCCAGAACGCCAACTTCCAGAATCCCCGCTGTGAGAACACCCCTCTCATCGGGCGCGAGTCCCCGCCGCCTTCA TACACTTCCAGCATGAGAGCCAAGTACCTCGCCACGAGCCAGCCTCGCCCCAACTCCAGCAGCAGCGGGCACTAG
- the LFNG gene encoding beta-1,3-N-acetylglucosaminyltransferase lunatic fringe — MLKRCGRRLLLALAGALLACLLVLTADPPPPPVPAERGRRALRSLTGPSGAAPAPGLEAAAAPGALVREVHSLSEYFSLLTRSRRDAGPPPGSDPRPADGHPRSPAEPLTPHDVFIAVKTTKKFHRARLDLLLETWISRHKEMTYIFTDGDDEALARRTGNVVNTNCSAAHSRQALSCKMAVEYDRFIESGRKWFCHVDDDNYVNVRALLRLLAGYPPAQDVYLGKPSLDRPIQATERVSESKVRPVHFWFATGGAGFCISRGLALKMSPWASGGHFMSTAERIRLPDDCTVGYIVEALLGVPLIRSGLFHSHLENLQQVPTSELHEQVTLSYGMFENKRNAVHIKGPFSVEADPSRFRSIHCHLYPDTPWCPHTAIF, encoded by the exons ATGCTCAAGCGCTGCGGCCGCCGCCTGCTGCTGGCGCTGGCGGGCGCGCTGCTCGCCTGCCTGCTGGTGCTCACGGCCGACCCGCCGCCGCCCCCGGTGCCCGCTGAGCGCGGTCGGCGCGCGCTGCGCAGCCTGACGGGCCCCTCGGGGGCGGCCCCAGCTCCTGGGCtggaggcggcggcggccccCGGGGCGCTAGTCCGCGAGGTGCACAGTCTGTCCGAGTACTTCAGCCTGCTGACCCGCTCTCGTAGAGACGCGGGCCCACCGCCCGGCAGCGACCCCCGCCCCGCAGACGGCCATCCGCGGTCCCCGGCCGAGCCACTCACGCCGCACGACGTCTTCATCGCGGTCAAGACCACCAAAAAGTTTCACCGCGCGCGCCTCGACTTGCTGCTGGAGACGTGGATCTCGCGCCACAAGGAGATG ACGTACATTTTCACGGACGGGGACGATGAAGCCCTGGCCAGGCGCACGG GCAACGTGGTCAATACGAACTGCTCGGCTGCCCACAGCCGCCAGGCGCTGTCCTGCAAGATGGCCGTGGAGTATGACCGCTTCATCGAATCGGGGAGGAA GTGGTTCTGCCACGTGGACGACGACAACTACGTGAACGTGCGGGCCTTGCTGAGGCTGCTGGCCGGCTACCCGCCCGCGCAGGACGTGTACCTCGGCAAGCCCAGCCTGGACAGGCCCATCCAGGCCACAGAGAGGGTCAGCGAGAGCAAGGTG CGTCCCGTCCACTTCTGGTTTGCCACCGGCGGGGCTGGCTTCTGCATCAGCCGAGGGCTGGCCCTGAAGATGAGCCCTTGGGCCAG CGGAGGCCACTTCATGAGCACGGCCGAGCGCATCCGGCTGCCGGACGACTGCACCGTCGGCTACATCGTGGAGGCCCTGCTGGGCGTGCCCCTCATCCGCAGCGGCCTCTTCCACTCCCACCTGGAGAACCTGCAGCAGGTGCCCACCTCCGAGCTCCATGAGCAG GTGACCTTGAGCTACGGCATGTTTGAGAACAAGCGGAATGCTGTCCACATCAAGGGGCCCTTCTCGGTGGAAGCCGACCCGTcaag GTTCCGCTCCATCCACTGCCACCTGTACCCGGACACACCCTGGTGTCCCCACACTGCCATCTTCTAG